The following are from one region of the Klebsiella aerogenes genome:
- a CDS encoding DUF1804 family protein, giving the protein MAHPPETREKVRRLYIQSQLSLQIVSSQCGVSFATAARWKKDAQDSGDDWDKLRAANVLAGNGMEDVGRAILMGLLVQYQTTIEQLNVDSQLPPQARVELLASLSDAFNKATVASKRVLPETSQLATAMEVLTMLSTFISEKYPKHMEAFVQVLEPFGNEVQKHYG; this is encoded by the coding sequence ATGGCGCATCCGCCCGAGACAAGGGAAAAAGTACGGCGGCTTTATATTCAGAGCCAGCTGTCCCTGCAGATCGTTTCTTCGCAATGCGGCGTCAGTTTTGCGACGGCCGCCCGCTGGAAGAAAGACGCGCAGGACAGCGGCGACGACTGGGACAAGCTCCGTGCCGCGAACGTGCTGGCGGGTAATGGTATGGAGGACGTCGGCCGGGCCATCCTGATGGGGTTGCTGGTCCAGTATCAGACCACCATTGAACAGCTCAACGTTGATTCACAGCTGCCACCACAGGCCCGGGTTGAGCTGCTGGCCAGTCTCAGTGATGCCTTCAACAAAGCGACGGTGGCGAGCAAGCGCGTTTTGCCGGAGACCTCGCAACTGGCCACGGCAATGGAAGTGCTGACGATGCTCAGTACCTTCATCAGTGAAAAATACCCTAAGCATATGGAAGCCTTTGTCCAGGTGCTGGAACCCTTTGGTAATGAGGTGCAAAAACACTATGGCTGA
- a CDS encoding DUF6527 family protein: protein MFISAVVKNVSHDRLSFICPGCGFPHQVTIGQGDGPRWDWSHDYVRPTFNPSILVTWEEPSDNPAFFDDRAKDQHRVCHSFVRDGLIQYLADCTHELAGQTVPLSRIGE, encoded by the coding sequence ATGTTTATTTCCGCCGTTGTGAAAAATGTGTCTCACGATCGCCTGTCTTTCATCTGCCCGGGCTGCGGTTTTCCCCATCAGGTGACCATTGGCCAGGGCGACGGCCCGCGCTGGGACTGGAGCCATGATTATGTTCGCCCGACTTTTAACCCCAGTATCCTGGTGACCTGGGAAGAGCCGAGCGATAACCCGGCATTTTTTGATGACCGGGCTAAGGACCAGCACCGTGTCTGTCACAGTTTTGTGCGCGATGGCCTTATCCAGTATCTGGCGGACTGCACGCACGAACTGGCCGGGCAGACGGTCCCGCTTTCGCGTATCGGGGAATAA
- the terL gene encoding phage terminase large subunit produces the protein MARKKNVSLNKKEFEAQLNELAASLRRSIEAEQVGFDPSQEAVNQRREAVRDPVNGFRYFVQNYFPHYIRHKDESELHKFLFQRLPEIVTSTVSQQDAIAAPRGEAKSTIVSQLCTLWCIILELKKYPVIIMDSIDQAYPMLEAIKAELCWNPRLKMDFPEACGAGRVWQMGTILTATDIKVQVAGSGKKLRGLRHGPYRPDLAVLDDIENDELVRNPDQRDKLDNWLKKTVLPLGGAGAKFDVIYIGTILHYDSVLSRTLKNPLWKRKRFKALITWPSDMTLWDKWEEVLRNNDEDGELLARAFYDEHREAMEAGAVVSWSARPLYTLMLIRARDGHSTFDSEYQNDPVSGDDAPFATCISFWVNRLKEWSFFGSIDPSLGKNGNSRDPSAILVGGFNRMTGVLDVVEARIKKRLPSVIISDTIALQREYGCLCWSVEAVQFQEFLRTELVRQSAELGVPVPAMPVIPHSDKILRIESLQPYVFNQLIRLSPTQVTLIEQLRHFPMADHDDGPDALHMLWALCNSFGTRDGFRHVPRRQDDDRDDDNRHSGQQRQRSRSRFGNGGW, from the coding sequence GTGGCGCGTAAAAAGAATGTCTCCCTGAACAAAAAGGAGTTTGAGGCCCAGCTCAACGAGCTGGCCGCATCGCTGCGCCGGTCCATCGAGGCGGAACAGGTCGGCTTTGACCCGTCTCAGGAGGCCGTCAATCAGCGCCGTGAGGCGGTCAGGGATCCGGTTAACGGCTTTCGTTACTTCGTGCAGAATTACTTCCCGCACTATATCCGCCATAAAGATGAGTCGGAGCTGCATAAGTTCCTGTTTCAGCGTCTGCCTGAAATCGTCACCTCGACCGTCAGTCAGCAGGATGCCATAGCGGCCCCGCGCGGTGAGGCCAAATCGACCATTGTCAGCCAGCTCTGTACGCTTTGGTGCATCATCCTGGAGCTGAAAAAATACCCGGTCATCATCATGGACAGTATCGACCAGGCGTATCCGATGCTGGAAGCCATTAAGGCTGAGCTCTGCTGGAACCCGCGTCTGAAGATGGATTTTCCCGAAGCGTGTGGGGCTGGCCGTGTCTGGCAGATGGGTACCATCCTGACCGCCACCGACATCAAGGTGCAGGTTGCCGGCAGCGGTAAAAAGCTGCGCGGCCTGCGTCATGGTCCGTATCGTCCCGATCTGGCTGTACTGGATGATATCGAGAACGATGAGCTGGTCCGCAACCCGGACCAGCGCGACAAGCTGGATAACTGGCTGAAAAAGACCGTCCTGCCGCTGGGTGGCGCGGGGGCCAAGTTCGATGTGATCTACATCGGGACTATTCTGCATTACGACTCGGTGCTGTCACGCACCCTGAAGAATCCCCTGTGGAAACGTAAACGCTTTAAAGCGCTGATCACCTGGCCGTCAGACATGACACTGTGGGATAAGTGGGAAGAAGTCCTGCGTAACAATGACGAGGACGGCGAGCTGCTGGCCCGGGCGTTCTACGATGAACATCGGGAGGCAATGGAAGCCGGCGCGGTAGTTTCCTGGTCAGCGCGGCCACTCTATACCCTGATGTTGATCCGCGCCCGTGACGGTCACAGCACCTTCGACAGTGAATACCAGAATGACCCGGTCAGCGGCGATGATGCGCCGTTCGCCACCTGTATCTCCTTCTGGGTTAACCGGCTGAAGGAATGGTCATTCTTTGGCAGCATCGACCCCAGCCTGGGTAAGAACGGCAATTCCCGCGACCCGTCGGCGATCCTGGTTGGCGGGTTTAACCGGATGACCGGAGTCCTGGATGTCGTCGAAGCCCGCATCAAAAAGCGTCTGCCGAGCGTGATTATCAGCGACACCATCGCGCTACAGCGCGAATACGGATGCCTGTGCTGGTCGGTTGAGGCGGTCCAGTTTCAGGAGTTCCTGCGTACCGAGCTGGTCCGACAGTCGGCAGAACTCGGGGTCCCGGTACCGGCGATGCCGGTTATTCCGCACTCGGACAAAATCCTGCGTATCGAGTCGCTGCAGCCCTACGTGTTCAACCAACTAATTCGGCTCAGCCCGACTCAGGTCACCCTGATAGAGCAGCTCCGCCATTTTCCGATGGCAGACCATGACGATGGCCCGGATGCCCTGCATATGCTCTGGGCGCTGTGCAATTCCTTTGGGACGCGCGACGGTTTCCGCCACGTTCCTCGCCGGCAGGACGATGACAGAGATGATGACAACAGACATTCAGGCCAGCAGCGCCAGCGTTCCCGCTCGCGCTTTGGTAACGGAGGATGGTAA
- a CDS encoding DUF935 domain-containing protein: MGKIVDQWGRPFDKAVTKAPQTARMIQLNSTYPDHPSRGLTIRRLPRLLQEAEQGYLSAQADLFDDMVEKDGHIFSEMAKRKNALLGLDWSIEPRRNATAEEKNLAAMVQEWFDSLDNLEDIILQAADAIGHGFSCQELEWELEENVWLPSEAHLRPHRWFQARPDRGDIIRLNDGSIEGAELMPFGWMVHKHNAKTGFTGQSGLYRVLVWPYLFKNFAVRDLAEFLEIYGLPARVGKYMAGATDQDKDALFEALVTLGHNAAGIIPQGTDIDFKSAASGQADPFVAMMDWCERTESKVILGATLTSQADGKTSTNALGNVHNDVRHDILVADARQLEGFFRNMIDMLLRINGYEVSRRKLPKLVFDTRDIEDIETFSAGVKNLVESGVKTIPASWVHTKLGIPVPQKDEAVLVAPAQTGTPLPVALSQRFRRIAALTTAAELSDPAQEALDNGRPVPEKIAAAMQNLIAPLVAALQDGRLPDEAMDIIAGSYPDLDDSELVTLLEQALFVADVWGRLNSDA; the protein is encoded by the coding sequence ATGGGCAAGATAGTTGATCAGTGGGGCCGCCCATTTGATAAGGCGGTAACCAAAGCGCCGCAGACAGCACGGATGATTCAGCTTAACAGCACGTATCCCGATCACCCGTCGCGGGGGCTGACGATTCGCCGTCTGCCCCGGCTACTGCAGGAAGCCGAGCAAGGTTATCTTTCCGCGCAGGCAGACCTTTTTGACGATATGGTTGAAAAGGACGGCCATATTTTCTCGGAGATGGCCAAGCGTAAGAATGCGCTGCTGGGTCTCGACTGGAGCATCGAGCCGCGCCGTAACGCGACAGCTGAAGAGAAGAACCTCGCGGCGATGGTTCAGGAGTGGTTCGACTCACTGGATAATCTGGAAGATATCATCCTGCAGGCAGCGGACGCGATCGGGCATGGTTTCAGCTGTCAGGAGCTGGAGTGGGAGCTTGAAGAGAATGTCTGGCTACCCAGCGAAGCCCACCTGCGGCCGCATCGTTGGTTCCAGGCTCGCCCCGACCGTGGCGATATTATCCGCCTGAATGATGGCAGCATCGAGGGTGCCGAGCTGATGCCGTTCGGCTGGATGGTACATAAGCATAACGCGAAAACAGGCTTTACCGGTCAGTCTGGCCTGTATCGCGTGCTGGTCTGGCCGTACCTGTTCAAGAACTTTGCGGTTCGTGATCTGGCGGAGTTTCTGGAGATTTATGGTCTGCCGGCACGAGTCGGTAAATATATGGCCGGCGCAACGGACCAGGACAAAGACGCTCTGTTCGAAGCGCTGGTCACCCTGGGCCATAACGCGGCCGGTATTATTCCGCAGGGTACTGATATTGACTTCAAATCGGCAGCATCCGGCCAGGCCGACCCGTTCGTCGCGATGATGGACTGGTGTGAACGCACCGAATCCAAAGTCATTCTCGGGGCCACGCTTACCAGCCAGGCCGATGGCAAGACCTCCACCAATGCGCTGGGTAACGTCCATAACGACGTCCGCCACGATATCCTGGTCGCGGATGCCCGCCAGCTGGAGGGTTTCTTCCGCAACATGATTGATATGTTGCTGCGGATTAACGGGTATGAGGTTTCACGCCGCAAGCTGCCTAAACTGGTATTTGATACCCGGGATATCGAAGATATCGAAACCTTCTCTGCAGGGGTGAAAAACCTGGTGGAATCGGGTGTGAAAACCATTCCGGCATCCTGGGTGCATACAAAGCTGGGTATTCCTGTTCCCCAGAAAGATGAGGCCGTACTGGTGGCCCCGGCCCAGACCGGCACACCGTTACCCGTTGCACTGAGTCAGCGGTTCCGGCGCATTGCTGCCCTGACCACCGCCGCAGAGCTGTCAGACCCGGCGCAGGAGGCGCTGGATAACGGCCGTCCGGTGCCGGAGAAGATCGCCGCCGCCATGCAGAACCTCATTGCGCCGCTGGTCGCTGCCCTGCAGGATGGCCGCCTGCCTGATGAGGCTATGGATATTATTGCCGGCAGTTACCCGGATCTGGACGACAGCGAGCTGGTGACCCTGCTGGAGCAGGCGCTTTTTGTCGCGGACGTATGGGGGCGGCTGAATTCCGATGCCTGA
- a CDS encoding phage minor head protein, producing the protein MPDSVDLSYAIGLKPAQAIEYFQSKGYTIGFNWHEVEARAHATAFTVAGILRQDILQDVRAGLQDSLDNGLTLEQFRRQMTQKLTQKGWLADKAKLVADEDGVLEGKQLTPRRLRTIFETNMQSSYGAGRYAQQMENAADRPYWTRVAVMDLRTRPAHAALNGLTARYDDPIWQFAYPPDGWGCRCRVRARSQNDIDSKSISVWSSEGHLETVQQAWGPQDTREVQAFRYNGQLYTPDAGFGHNPGQGWLAGLGQRLMDRSTTAPPQMAALAVQHTLSEPQLLDAITSDMRRFVNQSLLREPAGAFRHAGALSTRTLDALAGRGRMPDAAVMTVTDSAVVQSPGPLWELLPAQLRQPAAVLADGDDLLYVIRNGESLHQVRAVPGQNAAGYTLQLPDGGAELTPTSLQSLAELPLLEGALNGL; encoded by the coding sequence ATGCCTGACAGCGTTGACCTGAGCTATGCGATTGGCCTGAAGCCGGCGCAGGCCATCGAGTATTTCCAGTCCAAGGGCTACACCATAGGCTTTAACTGGCATGAGGTGGAGGCGCGGGCGCACGCGACGGCGTTCACCGTCGCCGGCATCCTTCGCCAGGATATCCTGCAGGACGTTCGCGCAGGACTGCAGGACTCACTGGACAACGGGTTGACGCTGGAACAGTTCCGCCGGCAGATGACGCAGAAGCTGACGCAGAAAGGCTGGCTGGCCGATAAGGCGAAGCTGGTCGCCGATGAGGATGGCGTACTGGAGGGCAAGCAGTTAACCCCGCGCCGGCTACGCACCATCTTTGAAACCAATATGCAGTCCTCCTATGGTGCCGGCCGCTACGCCCAGCAGATGGAGAACGCCGCCGACCGCCCGTACTGGACGCGCGTGGCGGTCATGGACCTGCGCACACGGCCCGCACACGCGGCGCTGAACGGACTGACGGCCCGTTATGACGATCCCATCTGGCAGTTTGCCTATCCGCCCGATGGCTGGGGATGCCGCTGCCGCGTCCGGGCACGTTCGCAAAACGATATCGACAGCAAAAGCATCTCCGTCTGGTCGAGCGAGGGGCATCTGGAAACCGTGCAGCAGGCATGGGGGCCGCAGGATACCCGCGAGGTGCAGGCGTTCCGCTACAACGGCCAGCTCTATACCCCTGATGCCGGCTTTGGCCACAATCCGGGTCAGGGCTGGCTGGCTGGTCTCGGTCAACGCCTGATGGACCGCTCAACCACAGCACCACCACAGATGGCCGCGCTGGCTGTTCAGCACACACTTTCGGAGCCGCAGCTGCTTGACGCGATCACGTCCGACATGCGCCGCTTCGTGAACCAGTCGCTGCTGCGTGAGCCCGCCGGTGCTTTCCGTCATGCCGGCGCACTCAGTACCCGCACGCTTGATGCGCTGGCCGGTCGTGGCCGAATGCCCGACGCCGCAGTGATGACGGTGACCGACAGCGCGGTGGTACAGTCACCCGGGCCGCTCTGGGAGCTGTTGCCGGCACAGCTGCGCCAGCCTGCAGCGGTACTGGCTGATGGTGACGATCTGCTTTATGTCATCCGCAATGGCGAGTCACTCCACCAGGTGCGGGCCGTTCCCGGGCAGAACGCTGCCGGTTACACGCTGCAGTTACCGGACGGCGGCGCAGAACTGACACCGACGTCCCTGCAGTCGCTGGCTGAATTACCGTTACTGGAGGGCGCGTTAAATGGCCTATGA
- a CDS encoding phage virion morphogenesis protein gives MAYEIVFDVTDFERSLGELIRSFEDRAPLMRMLAGMMEDAVQENFEQQGRPKWLGWSPRYAKRRGPGQILQRSGRLASSIVQYSDNDMATVGTNVIYAGIHQSGGKISIPARSQQAYYHQNKDGTLNNQFARKSKANYAEWNTIPAYEIKMPARPFLFLAESDVSAMEEKSANYFSQIYR, from the coding sequence ATGGCCTATGAAATCGTTTTTGACGTCACCGACTTTGAGCGCTCGCTGGGCGAGCTCATCAGGAGCTTTGAGGATCGTGCGCCACTGATGCGAATGCTGGCCGGGATGATGGAGGATGCCGTACAGGAGAACTTCGAGCAACAAGGCCGGCCTAAGTGGCTCGGATGGAGCCCACGTTATGCTAAGCGGCGGGGGCCAGGTCAGATACTGCAGCGGTCTGGTCGGCTGGCTTCGAGCATCGTTCAGTACAGCGACAACGATATGGCGACCGTCGGGACCAATGTCATCTATGCCGGCATTCACCAGTCGGGTGGTAAGATTAGCATCCCTGCCCGTAGCCAGCAGGCTTATTACCACCAGAACAAGGACGGCACCCTGAACAATCAGTTTGCCCGCAAGAGTAAAGCTAATTACGCAGAGTGGAATACCATCCCGGCGTATGAGATTAAAATGCCTGCCCGCCCGTTTCTTTTTCTGGCCGAATCCGACGTCAGCGCTATGGAAGAAAAATCGGCGAATTATTTCAGTCAGATCTACCGATAA
- a CDS encoding phage protease, which yields MKTRIASLSQVINAATRGVIQLLPAGTFRAGDGRPAECPDGWFIDGTIAAALIAAADARQTPYVIDYEHQTLRSAKNGLPAPASGWFKKLEWREGVGLFAVDVEWTEAAAAAIDAGEYKFISPVFLYDTSGLVTTLINAALTNTPALDGMDEAMLAAASLLAINSTEDSTMEDLLEQLRWFLGLPLSSTEADILNELQKLINKIKASDSQAAAGLAWINGLEASVAALTSQVETPDPSRWVSVEVMNQAIEQARASGEEQIAQLTNQQSADLIQAALSDGRLLPAQKGWAEALAKSSPDKLRDHLSKQPRIAALTTTQTGGRAPAGQPSRTISAPDDELNPAMLSIMGLDPNNFKEESGNA from the coding sequence ATGAAAACTCGTATCGCGTCACTCTCACAGGTTATCAACGCCGCCACTCGCGGCGTGATCCAGCTGTTACCGGCCGGCACCTTCCGTGCCGGCGATGGTCGCCCGGCTGAATGCCCTGACGGCTGGTTTATTGACGGCACTATCGCGGCCGCGCTTATCGCGGCGGCTGACGCCCGCCAGACCCCCTATGTCATCGACTACGAACACCAGACCCTGCGATCGGCGAAGAACGGTCTGCCGGCTCCGGCTTCCGGCTGGTTCAAAAAGCTGGAATGGCGCGAGGGTGTGGGTCTGTTCGCGGTCGATGTCGAATGGACTGAGGCCGCCGCCGCCGCTATCGACGCCGGCGAATACAAATTTATTTCCCCCGTATTTTTGTACGACACCAGTGGTCTGGTCACCACGTTAATCAACGCGGCCCTGACCAATACGCCCGCCCTGGACGGTATGGATGAGGCGATGCTTGCCGCCGCGTCTCTGCTGGCCATCAATTCAACTGAGGATTCAACAATGGAAGATTTACTGGAGCAGCTCCGCTGGTTTCTGGGACTGCCGCTTTCGTCAACGGAAGCCGACATTTTAAACGAGCTGCAGAAGCTCATTAACAAAATTAAGGCTTCGGACAGCCAGGCTGCCGCCGGTCTTGCCTGGATTAATGGGCTGGAAGCCAGCGTCGCTGCGCTGACATCTCAGGTTGAAACTCCGGACCCGTCCCGCTGGGTCTCTGTTGAAGTCATGAATCAGGCTATCGAGCAGGCCCGCGCCTCTGGTGAAGAGCAGATTGCACAGCTGACGAACCAGCAGTCCGCTGACCTGATTCAGGCTGCATTGTCTGACGGCCGTCTGTTGCCGGCGCAAAAAGGATGGGCGGAGGCGTTGGCCAAATCCAGCCCCGACAAACTCCGTGATCATCTGAGTAAGCAGCCTCGCATCGCCGCGCTGACGACTACTCAGACTGGTGGCCGTGCTCCTGCAGGTCAGCCATCCCGCACTATTTCCGCCCCGGACGATGAGCTGAATCCGGCGATGCTCAGCATCATGGGGCTTGATCCGAACAACTTTAAAGAGGAATCCGGCAATGCCTGA
- a CDS encoding Mu-like prophage major head subunit gpT family protein: MIVNKQNLKTIFIGLKKTFQNAFDQTPNDWQQIAMVVPSTTKEENYAWLSRFPKMREWIGEKVVKALEGFSYTIRNKDWEATIEVERNDIEDDTMLGYAQQAQGAGQSAAELPADIIGRLMSGGFTNLCYDGQYFFDTDHPVGKNSASNKGTKKLSAATFAAAQASYGAGRSAMRDFKDDEGESLRINPGVLVVPPALEDTANYLMTADRFPDNTPNIYKGTAKVLVWPGLATDTEWYLFDTTKPVKPLVYQERKKPVFVEQTNMDSDDVFLLKKYKFGAEARSNGGYGFWQMAFGSTGVDA, from the coding sequence GTGATTGTTAACAAGCAGAACCTGAAAACCATTTTTATCGGTCTCAAGAAGACCTTTCAGAATGCGTTTGATCAGACGCCAAACGACTGGCAGCAGATTGCGATGGTCGTGCCGTCCACCACCAAAGAAGAAAACTACGCCTGGCTTTCGCGCTTCCCGAAAATGCGCGAGTGGATTGGTGAAAAAGTGGTGAAAGCCCTTGAAGGCTTCAGCTACACCATCCGTAACAAAGACTGGGAAGCGACCATTGAGGTCGAGCGTAACGACATCGAAGACGACACTATGCTGGGCTATGCACAGCAGGCACAGGGCGCGGGCCAGTCGGCAGCAGAACTGCCGGCCGATATCATCGGGCGACTGATGAGTGGTGGTTTCACCAACCTTTGCTATGACGGTCAGTATTTCTTCGATACCGATCATCCGGTGGGTAAAAACTCGGCTTCCAACAAAGGGACCAAAAAACTGTCTGCGGCGACGTTCGCAGCGGCTCAGGCATCCTACGGTGCCGGTCGTTCAGCGATGCGTGATTTCAAGGACGATGAAGGGGAAAGTCTGCGTATCAATCCTGGCGTACTGGTTGTCCCGCCGGCGCTGGAAGATACCGCCAACTACCTGATGACGGCTGACCGATTCCCGGATAACACGCCGAACATCTACAAGGGGACAGCGAAAGTACTGGTCTGGCCAGGGCTGGCGACGGATACCGAATGGTATCTCTTTGATACCACCAAGCCCGTCAAGCCGTTGGTCTACCAGGAGCGTAAAAAGCCGGTATTCGTTGAGCAGACGAATATGGACAGCGACGACGTTTTCCTTTTGAAGAAATACAAATTTGGTGCCGAAGCCCGCTCCAACGGCGGTTATGGCTTCTGGCAGATGGCTTTTGGTTCAACCGGGGTGGATGCATAA
- a CDS encoding HI1506-related protein codes for MPEITITSKRDGFRRCGVAHRDVPVTWPDGSFTEEQIAILRAEPALVVHTGAISGDDDKLKAALGRIQELETQLEEVTTDRDRLQAALALQTASLSPEAKDNAADDTAAAESSAKAKK; via the coding sequence ATGCCTGAAATTACGATTACCTCCAAGCGCGACGGGTTCCGTCGCTGTGGCGTGGCACACCGTGACGTGCCTGTGACCTGGCCGGATGGCAGTTTTACCGAAGAGCAGATCGCCATCCTGCGTGCCGAGCCTGCGCTGGTCGTGCATACCGGCGCGATCAGCGGCGATGATGACAAGCTGAAGGCCGCACTGGGACGCATTCAGGAGCTGGAGACCCAGCTGGAGGAAGTGACCACTGACCGCGATCGTCTGCAGGCAGCGCTGGCACTTCAGACGGCGAGCCTGTCACCGGAGGCGAAGGATAACGCTGCTGACGATACTGCAGCGGCTGAGTCTTCGGCTAAAGCGAAAAAGTAA
- a CDS encoding DUF1320 domain-containing protein, translated as MYATRDDMVSQFGETECIALSDRDYTGEIDDDVLNGGLERATATIDSYLAGRYPVPWTDTPGILTGKCCDIARYELTGAQTQNTEEIRQRYEDAIRYLERVADGRITLGRLPDGSVAQGGSVSRFSSNGRVFGRSETDGGAF; from the coding sequence ATGTACGCAACCCGGGACGATATGGTCAGTCAGTTTGGTGAAACGGAATGTATCGCGCTTTCCGATCGTGACTATACCGGTGAGATTGACGACGACGTGCTGAACGGTGGCCTAGAACGGGCCACCGCCACCATCGACAGCTACCTTGCTGGCCGTTATCCGGTGCCATGGACCGATACGCCCGGGATCCTGACGGGTAAATGTTGCGATATCGCCCGGTACGAACTGACCGGCGCACAGACGCAGAACACGGAGGAGATACGTCAACGTTATGAAGACGCAATCAGGTATCTGGAGCGTGTGGCTGATGGCCGCATCACGCTGGGCCGTCTCCCGGATGGCTCAGTCGCTCAGGGCGGGAGTGTTTCCCGCTTTTCCTCGAATGGCCGGGTTTTCGGGCGCAGTGAAACGGATGGGGGTGCATTTTGA
- a CDS encoding DUF1834 family protein, translating into MIITQIESAIIDRLTRGLGKLVREVRSYSGELDGEPAEVVRQLPGVWVTFGGVQGSELLSTARNKWRDTGRFVVIAGARSVRSDQATRHGGPSFNEVGSYQLVYAIRRLLARQDLGLPIDHLMPGKVRTLFNTQVQKAAMSVFACEFDTRFDSESLQNGRFPLAPADLPPGHPDQIFGEYGGASSEDDPAWLTTDLQYFLNGREPFAAEDIIHHES; encoded by the coding sequence TTGATTATCACGCAAATCGAATCCGCCATTATCGACAGGCTCACCCGGGGGCTCGGCAAACTGGTCCGCGAGGTGCGTTCCTACAGTGGCGAACTCGATGGCGAACCTGCTGAGGTGGTTCGCCAGTTGCCGGGGGTATGGGTCACGTTTGGCGGTGTACAGGGTTCAGAGCTGCTGAGCACCGCCCGTAATAAGTGGCGTGATACCGGGCGTTTTGTGGTCATCGCGGGCGCGCGAAGCGTGCGCAGTGACCAGGCTACCCGGCACGGTGGGCCGTCATTCAACGAGGTCGGCTCCTACCAGCTGGTTTACGCCATACGCCGGCTGCTGGCGCGGCAGGATTTAGGGTTACCGATTGACCACCTGATGCCCGGCAAGGTGCGAACCCTGTTTAACACGCAGGTCCAGAAGGCCGCTATGTCCGTATTTGCCTGCGAGTTCGACACCCGTTTTGATTCTGAATCACTGCAAAATGGCCGCTTCCCGCTGGCTCCTGCAGACCTGCCGCCCGGCCATCCTGACCAGATTTTTGGCGAGTATGGCGGTGCAAGCAGCGAAGACGATCCGGCCTGGCTAACCACTGATTTGCAGTATTTCCTGAACGGCCGGGAGCCGTTCGCTGCTGAGGACATTATTCATCATGAAAGTTAA
- a CDS encoding DUF2635 domain-containing protein, with the protein MKVKAREGIRVPREDNPRRYIEQEPVEVPGSTYYQRRLNEGDLVEVTEATTGKGTK; encoded by the coding sequence ATGAAAGTTAAAGCCCGTGAAGGGATCCGAGTACCGCGCGAGGATAACCCCCGCCGCTACATCGAGCAGGAGCCTGTAGAGGTTCCCGGGAGCACCTATTACCAGCGCCGTCTTAACGAGGGCGACCTGGTCGAAGTGACTGAAGCGACTACCGGCAAAGGAACTAAATAA